Proteins co-encoded in one Fusarium musae strain F31 chromosome 3, whole genome shotgun sequence genomic window:
- a CDS encoding hypothetical protein (EggNog:ENOG41) → MTPVSDPGRAAPAPAPVPVPVRTNSRSSDSDGSIVDPAEFENLSRSLTTGAHFLQPESLESAMLRPSSYKASHYLHDEEQEGVISEAEGEGEGEDEDESEIPEDLDNVRPHEETPLISHSRRHSIIARSTTSAVTEIDTPFLNNTSPTRFWFIFSQILTAYFISCFDGTIMASSHPVITSYFNASNSASWLSTAFLLTSSAFQPLLGRLSDALGRKPLFVGALGIFAAATTWCALANSIESFILGRAFCGIGAGGVMTIGSIIVSDLVPIENRGVYQSYINMNYGVGSSLGAAAGGAMADYLGWRWEFGVQIPPLLICMVVAWIAIPDDLGIQGERKGVWQALKEFDIRGSLLLTTAITFVILGLNLGGNVLPWSHPFVIASLVIFAITFPVFLWVESWVHKPIMPLHLLSRQPRGNLIFSNVIAAIVANSILFNIPLYFQAVLLTSATSSGLRLIIPTIAASSTGTFVGFAVTWTGRLKWPVLSGTICILIGTIGLVFLQRDLPSWVYLFILLPSSIGQGFQFPGTFMAILAASPQAEQAVVTSTLMLWRSLGQVLGVASSSLVVQNALLHYLRQYVTGEGRDEIIRRVRESVEEVAKLEPKYREQVIVSYEAALRLTFVTCAVFAFASVVMIWPIKLPRLGVRKHK, encoded by the exons ATGACTCCGGTCTCGGACCCCGGCCGTGCCGCTCCCGCTCCCGCTCCGGTACCTGTTCCGGTACGGACCAATTCTCGGAGCAGCGACAGTGATGGAAGTATCGTTGATCCAGCAGAATTTGAAAACCTTTCGAGATCTTTGACGACTGGTGCTCACTTCCTGCAGCCTGAATCGTTAGAGAGTGCAATGCTAAGGCCTTCTTCTTATAAGGCTAGCCATTACCTTCAcgatgaggagcaggagggaGTGATCAGTGAGGctgaaggtgaaggtgaaggtgaagatgaagatgagagcgaGATCCCTGAAGACTTGGATAATGTGCGTCCCCATGAAGAGACTCCTCTTATAAGCCACAGTCGACGCCATTCCATCAtagcaagatcaacaacttctgCTGTGACGGAGATAGACACACCGTTTCTCAATAACACATCTCCAACACGCTTCTGGTTCATCTTCTCCCAGATTCTGACAGCATACTTCATATCCTGCTTCGATGGTACAATCATGGCTTCATCACATCCTGTCATTACATCATACTTTAACGCCTCAAACTCCGCATCGTGGCTTTCCACGGCTTTCCTCCTCACTTCATCTGCCTTCCAACCTTTACTGGGCCGGCTCTCTGATGCCCTAGGCCGAAAGCCGCTTTTTGTTGGAGCCCTGGGCATCTTCGCAGCCGCAACGACATGGTGTGCTCTTGCAAACAGCATCGAGAGTTTTATTCTCGGACGCGCCTTTTGTGGAATCGGCGCTGGTGGTGTCATGACCATTGGTTCGATAATTGTGTCAGACCTTGTCCCCATTGAAAACCGTGGCGTGTATCAGTCATACATCAACATGAACTATGGTGTTGGTTCAAGTCTGGGTGCCGCTGCAGGAGGCGCAATGGCTGATTATCTTGGCTGGAGATGGGAGTTTGGGGTTCAGATTCCGCCACTATTGATTTGCATGGTTGTTGCATGGATTGCCATCCCAGATGATCTGGGTATTCAGGGCGAGAGGAAGGGGGTGTGGCAGGCTCTTAAAGAATTCGACATCAGGGGCTCGTTACTCTTGACTACTGCCATTACATTTGTGATTCTGGGCCTGAATCTTGGAGGCAACGTCCTTCCAT GGTCACACCCCTTTGTTATTGCAAGTCTTGTAATATTCGCCATCACTTTCCCCGTGTTCCTATGGGTTGAGTCCTGGGTCCATAAACCGATCATGCCCCTTCATCTATTGAGCCGACAGCCTCGTGGAAACCTGATTTTTTCAAATGTCATTGCTGCTATTGTCGCCAACTCAATTCTGTTCAACAT CCCACTATATTTTCAGGCTGTCCTCCTCACATCTGCCACCTCTTCTGGTCTCCGCCTCATTATTCCGACAATCGCTGCCTCTTCGACCGGTACTTTCGTTGGTTTTGCCGTGACTTGGACTGGCCGCTTGAAGTGGCCGGTCTTAAGTGGTACGATTTGCATACTCATCGGCACCATAGGCCTGGTTTTCCTCCAGCGTGACCTCCCATCTTGGGTTtatctcttcatccttctaCCTTCATCGATTGGGCAGGGATTCCAATTCCCGGGAACATTCATGGCGATATTGGCTGCATCTCCTCAAGCCGAGCAAGCTGTTGTGACATCTACGCTCATGCTGTGGCGAAGTCTTGGTCAGGTACTTGGCGTTGCAAGTAGCTCGCTTGTTGTTCAGAACGCTTTGCTCCATTATCTCAGACAGTACGTCACAGGAGAAGGTCGTGATGAGATTATTCGTCGTGTGAGAGAATCGGTTGAGGAGGTGGCCAAGCTTGAGCCCAAGTACCGAGAGCAGGTCATCGTGAGTTATGAAGCTGCGCTGCGGCTCACATTCGTCACTTGTGCCGTGTTTGCATTTGCCTCCGTGGTGATGATCTGGCCGATCAAGCTTCCCCGTCTTGGCGTGAGAAAGCACAAATAA
- the CEF1 gene encoding Pre-mRNA-splicing factor cef1 (BUSCO:EOG09261CXQ) — translation MPVVKGGVWTNIEDEILKASVSKYGLNQWARVSSLLARKTPKQCKARWNEWLDPSIKKIEWSKEEDERLLHLAKIMPTQWRTIAPIVGRTANQCLERYQKLLDEAEAKESSSLGLMGPDGGETQAPSADDVRRLRPGELDPDPETKPARPDTIDLDEDEKEMLSEARARLANTQGKKAKRKARERQQEESRRLAALQKRRELKTAGINIKVTSRKKGEMDYNADIPFERKALPGFYDTSEEMVQNEAQRAAFDPRKQQLANKRKGEGEDDNDRKRKKTDKDGASESYKAALKAGQLQKIREAEQSSKRRGLVLPAPQVSEGELEDIVKMGRMGEAANLRAKESENDATRGLVNTYSTLNSATPIRTPKAPEQEDHIANEIRNIRALNDTNSVLLGGENTPLHEGAASTGFDGIAPRKQIISTPNPMATPLRADGVGATPGRPGQTPMRTPRDTLSLNQDGGMSMVSATPRDIRMRDMALRTQLKSGLASLPKPKDTEWEFDIPEEEKEAMQVDEMTEEDAAERDRRARERQAAEEALEFRRRTQVMQKNLPRPVHVDLPSLLKQATSISDVAESLIAKESANLMANDAMKYPVPGGHVSGVPKPLEQMDDDALAEARLLIMSETKPLPKFEDIQTAFEARASSSLLLGLGCYNDGEEEQGAVMKVAFDAVQDSIMASAEAGAKLEKKLSLHLGGYQKRQKMLRDKMGDASEALEKARVALAGFKTLAISEDVAIERRLSALREEVGFVNRREREAQESYRNAKEELDALIASGVNGVH, via the exons ATGCCCGTCGTCAAAGGAGGCGTTTGGACCAACATTGAGGATGAAATCCTCAAAGCCTCCGTCTCCAAGTATGGTCTGAATCAATGGGCGCGTGTCTCATCGCTGCTGGCGCGCAAGACGCCCAAGCAATGCAAAGCCAGATGGAACGAATGGCTCGACCCaagcatcaagaagatcgaatggagcaaggaggaggatgaaagaCTTCTCCATCTCGCCAAGATTATGCCCACTCAGTGGCGCACGATCGCTCCTATTGTCGGCCGAACAGCAAACCAGTGCCTCGAACGATACCAGAAGCTCCtcgatgaagctgaagcgaAGGAATCATCCAGCCTTGGGCTGATGGGTCCAGATGGAGGCGAAACGCAAGCGCCTAGCGCCGATGATGTTCGAAGACTCCGGCCGGGCGAATTAGATCCCGATCCTGAGACGAAGCCTGCGCGACCCGACACCATAGATCTCGACGAGGACGAAAAGGAGATGTTGAGTGAGGCTCGAGCCCGCTTGGCGAATACACAGGGTAAAAAGGCCAAAAGAAAAGCTCGAGAGCGTCAACAGGAGGAGTCGCGACGTCTTGCTGCTCTACAGAAGAGACGAGAGCTCAAGACAGCTGGAATTAATATCAAGGTCACATCCAGGAAAAAGGGTGAGATGGACTACAACGCCGATATTCCTTTCGAGAGAAAAGCTCTCCCTGGCTTCTACGACACATCAGAGGAAATGGTGCAGAACGAGGCGCAACGCGCAGCCTTCGATCCTCGGAAACAACAGCTAGCCAACAAGCGCAAGGGTGAGGGCGAGGATGACAACGACCGGAAGCGAAAGAAGACCGATAAGGATGGGGCGTCGGAATCATACAAGGCTGCTCTGAAGGCTGGTCAGCTACAGAAGATTCGAgaggcagagcagagcagtaAGCGTCGTGGTCTGGTTTTGCCCGCTCCCCAAGTCTCAGAGGGCGAGTTGGAGGACATCGTCAAGATGGGTAGGATGGGTGAGGCTGCCAATTTGAGAGCAAAGGAGAGTGAGAACGACGCTACCCGAGGACTTGTCAACACATATTCTACTCTGAATTCCGCTACCCCCATTCGAACACCAAAAGCccctgaacaagaagatcacaTTGCCAACGAAATTCGAAATATTCGAGCACTCAACGACACAAATTCTGTCCTTCTCGGTGGTGAGAACACCCCGCTTCATGAAGGCGCAGCCTCGACCGGTTTTGATGGCATCGCTCCTCGAAAGCAGATCATTTCTACGCCAAACCCAATGGCCACACCTTTGCGGGCAGATGGCGTGGGGGCCACGCCTGGTCGACCTGGACAAACGCCCATGAGAACACCAAGAGACACCCTATCTCTTAACCAAGACGGGGGAATGTCGATGGTTTCGGCCACACCCAGAGACATCAGGATGAGAGATATGGCTTTGCGCACCCAGCTCAAGTCAGGTTTGGCCTCTCTTCCCAAACCAAAAGATACGGAATGGGAGTTCGACATacctgaggaagagaaggaggctatgcaagttgatgagatgactGAGGAGGATGCTGCAGAGCGGGACCGCCGAGCACGTGAGAGGCAAGCAGCCGAAGAAGCCCTCGAATTTCGTAGGCGAACTCAAGTTATGCAGAAGAACCTCCCCAGACCGGTTCATGTCGATCTGCCCAGTTTATTGAAACAGGCTACCAGTATCTCAGATGTTGCTGAGTCCCTTATTGCTAAGGAGTCAGCGAACCTGATGGCGAATGATGCAATGAAATATCCTGTCCCTGGTGGCCATGTAAGTGGCGTACCTAAGCCTCTTGAACAAATGGACGACGATGCTCTCGCAGAGGCTCGTCTTTTGATCATGTCCGAAACGAAACCTCTTCCCAAGTTCGAGGACATCCAGACTGCATTCGAAGCACGCGCAAGCAGCTCGCTACTCCTCGGTCTGGGCTGTTACAatgatggcgaggaagagcaagGGGCGGTCATGAAGGTTGCATTCGAT GCTGTTCAAgactccatcatggcttctgCTGAAGCAGGCGCTAAGCTAGAGAAGAAGCTATCACTTCACCTCGGTGGTTATCAGAAGCGACAGAAGATGCTTCGTGATAAGATGGGCGATGCTTCTGAGGCCCTGGAGAAGGCACGCGTTGCCCTGGCTGGTTTCAAGACGCTAGCTATCTCGGAGGACGTGGCTATCGAGCGAAGACTAAGCGCTCTGCGCGAGGAAGTCGGGTTTGTTAACCGACGTGAGAGAGAAGCACAGGAGAGTTATAGAAATGCAAAGGAAGAGCTGGACGCGCTCATAGCATCTGGAGTTAACGGGGTTCATTGA
- a CDS encoding hypothetical protein (EggNog:ENOG41), with amino-acid sequence MLSLKGLLNPAPAADNDSPFPRPSLALEFPPIPNFEEASNQSGNRLMMVSDRSGPKDGDNMAKSKLRGPVKFHPFERLDEIALQEIRRFRVKPFGNIQDSSLHIPYNSGKKDFYEKTGRESFEVFKYEFTLAEQNTEYAVMWDYNVGLTIPAKMLGLNPGLKEITHSITGGSIAAQGYWMPYTCARAVCATFCYSIAGALIPIFGPDFPSLCIHPSAPDFGRMVISQQIIIEATHEAEMTRRMHMSTIPPSFHGATSYPRDDRSIPPGIYAQDERRHRFRPRLVCDPSWAMDSDVECHYMSAPNSASSSGSGLPGYMVTSRPGSSWTVANQSSPEPNPLLSAVPRIPPLQNEGALSSAPWGPKRRLEYEDWDRFYRESASPAMSPRSVLMVSTPEASPMRQRVIKTPHSVPDAAQKDAAMLLLNLRMQDQGPSAPNAVDSPPPIQLQPDFGEGRRNKRLRATSLSK; translated from the exons ATGTTGTCCCTTAAAGGTCTCCTGAACCCAGCACCAGCTGCAGATAATGATTCCCCCTTTCCTCGACCAAGTCTTGCGCTCGAGTTTCCACCAATCCCGAACTTCGAAGAAGCATCAAATCAATCTGGGAACCGTTTGATGATGGTTTCTGATAGATCTGGGCCGAAAGACGGCGACAATATGGCCAAGTCGAAGCTGCGCGGTCCAGTCAAGTTTCACCCTTTCGAGCGTCTCGACGAGATTGCTTTGCAAGAGATACGCCGATTCCGAGTCAAGCCATTTGGGAATATCCAAGATTCAAGCCTTCACATCCCATACAACAGTGGCAAAAAGGACTTTTACGAAAAGACAGGACGAGAGAGCTTCGAGG TTTTCAAATACGAGTTCACCTTGGCTGAACAGAATACTGAGTACGCTGTGATGTGGGACTATAATGTCGGGCTC ACAATTCCGGCAAAGATGTTAGGCCTCAACCCAGGGCTCAAAGAGATCACACATAGCATTACTGGAGGCTCTATAGCTGCTCAAG GTTATTGGATGCCATACACTTGTGCCAGAGCTGTCTGCGCTACCTTCTGTTACTCTATCGCGGGGGCCTTGATCCCAATCTTTGGCCCAGACTTTCCGTCTCTTTGTATTCATCCCAGCGCGCCTGACTTCGGCCGCATGGTCATCAGCCAGCAAATAATCATCGAAGCTACCCATGAAGCCGAGATGACTCGGCGTATGCATATGAGCACGATCCCACCTAGCTTCCACGGCGCTACGAGCTATCCGAGAGACGACCGAAGTATTCCCCCGGGCATTTATGCTCAAGACGAGCGCCGCCATCGATTCCGACCTCGTCTCGTCTGTGATCCGTCGTGGGCCATGGACAGCGACGTCGAATGCCATTACATGTCAGCTCCCAACTCAGCCTCGAGTAGCGGCTCAGGACTTCCTGGCTATATGGTGACTTCCCGTCCGGGATCTAGCTGGACCGTTGCAAACCAGTCTAGCCCTGAGCCTAATCCCTTGCTCAGTGCGGTCCCTCGCATCCCACCTTTGCAGAATGAAGGAGCTCTCTCGTCTGCGCCTTGGGGACCTAAGAGACGACTGGAATACGAAGACTGGGACAGATTCTACAGAGAGAGTGCAAGCCCCGCCATGAGCCCGAGATCTGTTCTCATGGTTTCGACCCCTGAGGCCAGTCCTATGAGGCAACGAGTGATCAAGACGCCACACAGCGTACCTGATGCCGCCCAGAAGGACGCAGCCATGCTTCTCTTAAACCTCAGGATGCAGGACCAGGGGCCCTCTGCTCCCAACGCCGTCGATTCGCCGCCTCCTATCCAATTGCAGCCTGATTTCGGGGAAGGACGTCGTAATAAGAGACTGCGAGCCACTTCATTGTCCAAGTAA